The following are encoded together in the Actinoplanes sp. N902-109 genome:
- a CDS encoding NAD(P)-binding domain-containing protein: MTTFGIIGAGDIGRNLSIAPLSAGHQVAIATAHGPQTLAGLIADLRAGARAATADELRINAAAAQPLEVAEGKVMSALTVSAGQFWPAPTSAGEQVRP, translated from the coding sequence GTGACCACTTTCGGCATCATCGGCGCCGGAGACATCGGCCGGAACCTGTCTATCGCGCCGCTGTCCGCGGGTCACCAGGTGGCGATCGCCACTGCGCACGGCCCGCAGACGCTCGCCGGCCTGATCGCGGATCTCAGGGCCGGCGCTCGCGCCGCCACCGCTGACGAGCTGCGGATCAACGCGGCCGCCGCCCAGCCTCTGGAGGTCGCCGAGGGCAAGGTGATGAGCGCGCTGACGGTGTCCGCCGGGCAGTTCTGGCCAGCGCCGACCAGCGCGGGCGAGCAGGTACGGCCGTGA
- a CDS encoding LuxR C-terminal-related transcriptional regulator has translation MTDLECGTSVQEVTAGCGVVRILAQDPLAAAGIAAVLQAEPGLTVGRYAAGEPGDVIVAVLDGTTRATLLALARTSPEPEAAVVVLSDGRHTDPGELAAAGVVRILYGPRASAGAMISAVRHACATTKLPYLGRLAELERQFWSINRAKAAVVTEPTMTERDIVILGHLARGDDTTAIARATNMSESAIKYVLSRLMRRFALRNRVHAVAFAIRRGYI, from the coding sequence GTGACCGACCTGGAGTGCGGAACCTCTGTTCAAGAAGTGACGGCCGGCTGTGGAGTGGTGCGGATTCTCGCCCAGGACCCGCTGGCGGCGGCCGGGATCGCCGCCGTGTTGCAAGCGGAGCCGGGGCTGACAGTGGGGAGGTACGCCGCGGGCGAACCCGGTGATGTCATCGTCGCCGTACTGGACGGGACGACGCGGGCGACGCTGCTGGCCCTGGCCCGTACGAGCCCGGAACCCGAGGCGGCCGTTGTGGTCCTCAGCGACGGCCGGCACACCGATCCCGGGGAGCTGGCCGCGGCGGGCGTCGTGCGCATCCTGTACGGCCCCAGGGCATCGGCCGGCGCCATGATCTCGGCTGTCCGGCACGCTTGTGCGACAACCAAGCTGCCATACCTCGGGCGACTTGCCGAGCTTGAACGCCAGTTCTGGTCGATCAACCGGGCCAAGGCCGCCGTCGTCACCGAGCCCACGATGACGGAACGAGACATCGTCATACTTGGTCACCTGGCCCGCGGCGACGACACCACCGCCATCGCGAGAGCGACGAACATGTCCGAGAGCGCGATCAAATATGTTCTCTCGCGGCTGATGAGGCGTTTCGCATTGCGTAACCGGGTGCACGCGGTCGCTTTCGCGATCCGCCGGGGGTACATCTGA
- a CDS encoding SDR family NAD(P)-dependent oxidoreductase, translated as MSEDATIALVTGANKGIGRAVADRLAGLGATVLVGARDAGKGAEAAAEIRAAGGAAHPISLDVTDERVVAAAAHEIGDRFGRLDVLVNNAGIAGELPAQSPGAVRLDRVRAVFETNVFGVVTVIEAMVPLLRRSPSARIVNVSSGTSSMAWTTDATHYLHRMPGAVGYPASKAALNMLTVQYAKALSPDGILVNAVAPGACDTDFSRALPFRLTRTAADGAAIVVRLATLGRECPTGGFFDDNGKVPW; from the coding sequence ATGAGTGAGGACGCGACGATCGCCCTGGTGACCGGGGCGAACAAAGGAATCGGGCGGGCCGTTGCGGATCGGCTGGCCGGCCTCGGTGCGACGGTGCTGGTCGGCGCCCGGGACGCGGGGAAGGGTGCCGAGGCCGCGGCTGAGATCCGCGCTGCGGGTGGCGCGGCGCACCCGATCAGTCTCGATGTGACCGACGAGCGGGTGGTGGCCGCGGCGGCCCACGAGATCGGCGACCGGTTCGGCCGCTTGGACGTCCTGGTCAACAACGCCGGCATCGCCGGTGAGCTGCCGGCACAGTCGCCGGGCGCGGTGCGGCTCGACCGGGTGCGCGCGGTGTTCGAGACGAACGTGTTCGGTGTCGTCACGGTGATCGAGGCGATGGTGCCGCTGCTGCGTCGTTCACCCTCGGCGCGAATCGTCAACGTCTCCAGCGGGACATCGTCGATGGCCTGGACGACCGATGCCACCCACTATCTGCATCGGATGCCGGGTGCGGTGGGTTATCCGGCGTCGAAAGCCGCGCTGAACATGCTCACGGTGCAGTACGCCAAGGCTCTGTCACCCGACGGGATTCTGGTGAACGCGGTCGCACCCGGCGCGTGTGACACGGACTTCTCCCGGGCCCTGCCGTTCCGGCTGACCCGGACCGCCGCCGACGGCGCCGCGATCGTGGTGCGACTGGCCACGCTCGGCCGGGAGTGCCCGACGGGCGGATTCTTCGACGACAACGGCAAGGTGCCCTGGTGA
- a CDS encoding TMEM175 family protein, with protein sequence MEAFSDGVLAIAITLLVLDLRAPDGSGNVPSGLLEQWPAYVAYLASFAYIGVIWVNHHHLFARIRLVNSGLLWRNLALLLGASALSFPTAVVSSAFQHGDRAGERAALLLYAAVAGLTVAAWLSIFHYLSRRPALLERESHALFFAAERRRAVLGLVAYAMCAAVSLASPVLALGVALVLPVFYGLTSEGVRPDGEADWTGQHDTGTR encoded by the coding sequence GTGGAGGCGTTCAGTGACGGGGTGCTGGCGATTGCCATCACGCTGCTGGTGTTGGATCTGCGGGCGCCCGATGGTAGCGGGAACGTGCCCTCCGGCCTGCTCGAGCAGTGGCCCGCCTACGTCGCGTACCTGGCCTCGTTCGCGTACATCGGGGTGATCTGGGTCAACCACCACCACCTGTTCGCGCGGATCAGGTTGGTGAACTCCGGGCTGCTGTGGCGCAACCTGGCCCTGCTGCTCGGCGCGTCTGCGCTGAGCTTCCCGACCGCGGTGGTGAGCTCGGCGTTCCAGCACGGTGACCGGGCCGGCGAACGGGCGGCGTTGCTGCTCTACGCGGCGGTGGCCGGCCTGACCGTCGCCGCCTGGTTGAGCATCTTCCACTACCTGTCCCGGCGTCCGGCGCTGCTCGAGCGGGAGAGCCATGCGCTGTTCTTCGCCGCCGAACGCCGCCGGGCGGTGCTCGGCCTGGTCGCGTACGCGATGTGCGCCGCGGTAAGCCTGGCATCACCGGTGCTGGCGCTGGGCGTTGCGCTTGTGCTGCCGGTCTTCTACGGACTGACCAGCGAGGGCGTCCGGCCCGATGGCGAAGCGGACTGGACCGGGCAGCACGACACCGGCACTCGGTGA
- a CDS encoding LysR family transcriptional regulator has translation MDVETRELRYFVAVAEELHFGRAARRLGIAQPPLSRAIRLLERRMGCALLERTSRDVRLTAAGEVLLAEGRSALGAVATAVRRTRQAAATTPNLVLALKPGGDANLLQSILDRYAAIPGAVPVDLAFSVGERAAMVRDGRADLALLHRPQNDLTGLDSDDLHAEGHIVVLPEGHPLATRSTVSMTDLRGEDQPRWPESRPGVTGRPVTGTDQLLHLVRLGRMVAVLPESARDRLPPGTVWRPVPDAEPATLVIAWSRTSTSRTVATFVRAAVSAAGTPGG, from the coding sequence ATGGACGTCGAGACCCGGGAACTGCGCTACTTCGTCGCGGTCGCCGAAGAGCTGCACTTCGGGCGGGCCGCCCGGCGGCTCGGGATCGCCCAGCCACCGCTCTCCCGGGCCATCCGGCTGCTCGAACGCCGGATGGGCTGCGCCCTGCTGGAACGCACCAGCCGGGACGTGCGCCTCACCGCGGCCGGTGAAGTGCTGCTGGCCGAGGGGCGCAGCGCGCTGGGTGCGGTGGCCACCGCGGTACGCCGCACCCGGCAAGCCGCCGCAACCACCCCGAACCTGGTCCTGGCGCTCAAACCCGGCGGTGACGCGAACCTGTTGCAGTCCATCCTCGACCGTTATGCGGCCATCCCGGGGGCCGTCCCCGTCGATCTCGCGTTCAGCGTCGGCGAACGCGCCGCGATGGTCCGCGACGGACGCGCCGATCTCGCGCTGCTGCACCGGCCGCAGAACGACCTGACCGGCCTGGACAGCGACGACCTGCACGCCGAGGGCCACATCGTGGTGCTGCCGGAAGGCCACCCGCTGGCCACCCGCAGCACCGTGTCGATGACCGACCTGCGCGGCGAGGACCAACCCCGCTGGCCGGAGTCCCGCCCCGGCGTGACCGGACGGCCCGTCACCGGCACCGACCAGCTCCTGCACCTGGTCCGGCTCGGCCGCATGGTCGCGGTGCTCCCGGAATCGGCCCGCGACCGGCTGCCGCCGGGAACGGTCTGGCGCCCGGTCCCGGACGCCGAACCGGCCACCCTCGTGATCGCCTGGTCCCGGACATCCACCTCACGCACCGTCGCCACGTTCGTCCGTGCTGCGGTGTCGGCCGCCGGCACCCCCGGTGGTTGA
- a CDS encoding AAA family ATPase — protein sequence MTAWFSTASGGAGSTVADELIGRDREMALLAQHLTMAAGHGGALLLQGAPGAGKTALATAFGHIAVESGACYLHTGASPAESGLPFVGLHQLLGDRVADLTAIAPQRRQALLAAFGLAEPTSGRPEPFLIGLAVLDLLTALATDRPTVIVVEDAHWLDRETADLLAFVLRRLARERILLLATARPGYHNALIDAVEDTLTVGPLSPEAAGELIDRAAPHLTPAARSRVLGWAAGNPLALLELPHAGEETPAGIVPATDRLGRAFTTRSLTLPEAVRTALLITAVDDHADLREILSAASAAAGTVVAVGDLACATTAGLIRIDAGRVTFRHALVRSAVHEEASGEQRRQAHLALAGVLAGQPERQIWHRAAASLTPDAELAGELERVAASAQRRGGLSTASAALRHAIALSPAGPDRLRRLLDAAALAFQLGDRELLASMVSRAADAGPLGPAEKARLEYLSEAFDFKPWTATSIEAAVGRARAATAAGHPAAALDLLGSVVARSYMGGADERILRRVTDALDELNLPADQPGVLRVYAYAAPVARGEQLLHRLHAALPAAAGDADRLYDIGMAAGPLGDAHLQVAALVPAVEELRRRGRISITASALWALSTAQYFTGDWSAGRIAAAESTQLATDTGQSLWAAAARLTEAVYTAVRGEPGTAAGLVHRTLTEVPLFAPSQVMRANGMIALAEERYDEAYENFARVFVPGDPACHSALQVWLAVDLAEAGAAAGRRAEAEALLHDLDERYDRMPSPLLHVTIATARALLARDDRAEAMFTAAVRPQVTRWPFLRARTRLAFGTWLRRQRRVSESRTPLRAARDEFDQLGAAAWSERARRELRAAGERSRAVVSSPTGGLTAQELQIATLAAQGLTNREIGERLFLSHRTVSSYLYQTFPKLGVSSRQQLAAALARPPSPPQR from the coding sequence ATGACGGCGTGGTTCAGCACAGCATCCGGCGGGGCCGGCTCAACCGTGGCTGACGAGCTCATCGGCCGCGACCGGGAGATGGCTTTGCTGGCGCAACACCTGACCATGGCAGCCGGCCACGGCGGCGCACTGTTGCTGCAAGGCGCACCCGGAGCAGGCAAGACCGCGTTGGCGACGGCGTTCGGCCACATCGCGGTCGAAAGCGGCGCCTGCTACCTGCACACGGGCGCGAGCCCGGCCGAGTCGGGCCTTCCCTTCGTCGGGCTGCACCAGCTGCTCGGCGACCGGGTCGCGGACCTGACCGCGATCGCGCCGCAGCGCCGGCAGGCCCTGCTGGCCGCCTTCGGCCTGGCCGAGCCGACGAGCGGACGGCCGGAGCCGTTCCTCATCGGGCTCGCGGTCCTGGATCTGCTCACCGCGCTGGCCACCGATCGCCCGACGGTGATCGTCGTCGAGGATGCCCACTGGCTCGACCGGGAGACGGCCGACCTGCTGGCCTTCGTGCTCCGCCGTCTCGCTCGCGAGCGCATCCTGCTGCTGGCGACGGCGCGACCGGGTTATCACAACGCGCTGATCGACGCCGTCGAGGACACCCTGACGGTCGGTCCGCTGTCGCCCGAGGCGGCCGGGGAGCTGATCGACCGGGCCGCACCACACCTGACCCCGGCCGCCCGGTCGCGGGTGCTGGGGTGGGCTGCCGGCAATCCCCTGGCGCTGCTCGAGCTGCCCCATGCCGGCGAGGAGACGCCGGCCGGCATCGTGCCGGCCACCGATCGGCTGGGGCGGGCCTTCACCACCCGCTCGCTGACCCTTCCCGAGGCCGTACGGACGGCTCTGCTGATCACCGCGGTCGACGACCATGCCGACCTGCGCGAGATCCTCTCCGCGGCGTCCGCCGCCGCCGGAACCGTGGTAGCTGTCGGCGACCTGGCCTGCGCGACCACCGCCGGCCTCATCCGGATCGACGCCGGCCGGGTCACCTTCCGGCATGCCCTGGTCCGTTCCGCCGTCCACGAGGAAGCCAGCGGCGAGCAGCGACGGCAGGCCCACCTCGCGCTCGCAGGTGTTCTGGCCGGGCAGCCGGAGCGGCAGATCTGGCACCGCGCCGCCGCCTCCCTGACCCCCGATGCCGAGCTGGCCGGCGAGCTCGAACGGGTCGCGGCTTCGGCGCAACGACGGGGTGGGCTGTCTACCGCGTCAGCCGCCCTGCGCCACGCCATCGCATTGAGCCCCGCCGGGCCGGATCGGCTGCGCCGGCTGCTGGACGCGGCCGCCCTGGCCTTTCAGCTCGGCGACCGCGAGTTGCTGGCGAGCATGGTCAGCAGGGCGGCGGACGCCGGGCCCCTCGGCCCGGCCGAGAAGGCCCGGCTGGAGTATCTGAGCGAGGCGTTCGATTTCAAGCCGTGGACCGCGACATCGATCGAGGCTGCGGTCGGACGGGCGCGTGCTGCGACAGCGGCCGGTCACCCTGCCGCAGCCCTGGATCTGCTCGGCAGCGTCGTCGCCCGCAGCTACATGGGTGGCGCCGACGAGCGGATCCTGCGCAGGGTGACCGACGCGCTCGACGAGCTGAACCTGCCGGCCGACCAGCCCGGGGTGCTGCGGGTGTACGCCTACGCCGCACCGGTCGCACGAGGCGAGCAGCTGCTCCACCGCCTGCACGCCGCGCTGCCCGCGGCGGCCGGCGACGCGGACCGGTTGTACGACATCGGTATGGCCGCGGGGCCGCTGGGCGACGCCCACCTGCAGGTCGCTGCCCTGGTCCCGGCGGTCGAGGAGCTGCGACGCCGCGGCCGGATATCGATCACCGCGTCGGCCCTCTGGGCCCTGTCCACCGCTCAGTACTTCACCGGCGACTGGTCGGCCGGGAGGATCGCGGCTGCCGAGAGCACGCAGTTGGCAACCGACACCGGGCAGAGTCTGTGGGCCGCGGCGGCCCGGCTCACCGAAGCGGTCTACACCGCCGTCCGCGGTGAACCCGGCACGGCGGCCGGACTGGTGCACCGAACGCTGACCGAGGTGCCGCTCTTCGCCCCGTCCCAGGTGATGCGGGCCAACGGCATGATCGCGCTGGCCGAGGAGCGCTACGACGAGGCGTACGAGAACTTCGCCCGGGTCTTCGTCCCCGGGGATCCGGCCTGCCACTCGGCCCTGCAAGTCTGGCTGGCGGTCGACCTGGCCGAGGCCGGTGCCGCCGCCGGACGCCGCGCCGAGGCCGAGGCACTGCTCCACGACCTCGACGAACGGTACGACCGGATGCCCTCGCCCTTGTTGCACGTGACGATCGCGACGGCCCGGGCCCTGCTCGCCCGCGACGACCGGGCCGAAGCCATGTTCACGGCGGCGGTCCGACCGCAGGTGACCCGGTGGCCGTTCCTGCGGGCGCGTACCCGGCTGGCCTTCGGCACCTGGCTGCGCCGGCAGCGGCGGGTCAGCGAATCGCGTACCCCGCTGCGGGCCGCGCGGGACGAATTCGACCAGCTGGGGGCCGCGGCCTGGAGTGAGCGCGCCAGGCGCGAGCTGCGAGCCGCCGGTGAGCGCAGCCGCGCGGTCGTGTCGTCGCCCACCGGCGGCCTGACCGCACAGGAGCTGCAGATCGCCACCCTCGCCGCCCAGGGGCTGACCAACCGGGAGATCGGCGAGCGACTGTTCCTCTCCCACCGCACAGTCAGCAGCTACCTCTATCAGACCTTCCCGAAGCTGGGCGTCTCCTCCCGGCAGCAGCTCGCCGCCGCGCTGGCGCGCCCGCCATCGCCGCCGCAGCGGTGA
- a CDS encoding MarR family winged helix-turn-helix transcriptional regulator codes for MSDLLSLFNDLVRFETQLWNALDSRLRVELGIPLGRFETLQVLGRRGPCRVNDIADDLVITWGGTSKIVDRLEASGLCRRRPNPEDGRSSLIDLTEPGHQVLARGEALMLDELARRVQGPLPQRRLQDLAGTLVRLRAAAYASEPA; via the coding sequence GTGTCCGATCTGCTGAGCCTCTTCAACGACCTGGTCCGCTTCGAGACGCAGCTGTGGAACGCTCTCGACAGCAGGTTGCGGGTGGAACTCGGGATCCCGCTCGGCCGCTTCGAGACACTCCAGGTCCTGGGCCGCCGGGGACCGTGCCGGGTCAACGACATCGCCGATGACCTGGTCATCACCTGGGGTGGCACGAGCAAGATCGTTGACCGGTTGGAGGCGTCCGGCCTGTGCCGGCGGCGGCCGAACCCGGAGGACGGGCGGTCGTCGCTGATCGACCTGACCGAGCCGGGCCACCAGGTGCTCGCCCGCGGTGAGGCGCTCATGCTCGACGAACTGGCTCGCCGCGTTCAGGGTCCGCTGCCTCAGCGACGCCTGCAGGACCTGGCGGGCACCCTGGTCCGCCTCCGTGCGGCGGCCTATGCGAGCGAACCCGCCTAG
- a CDS encoding beta-ketoacyl synthase, with the protein MFSDLRSDVDVVVTGVGVTTPLGDDVPSTWAALLAGQSGIRRLDQLPAGPPDAAVRPARIGAPLLIDPGDRLGPREVDRLDRVQQAALLAAREAWADAGSPEPDPARLAVAVGTAMGGVQTLLAEHDALRTAGAGALRRLGTPMAMAAGPAAAVSIALAARAGTYAPASACAAGAEALATGVRLIRSGAADMVLAGGAETGLLPVVLESFARAGVLSAGGGDPRSACRPFHAGRDGCVLGEGAAMLLLERADTAAARGARPLARLAGAAVTSDGFHVMKPDPSGAGQRRAMLDAVADAGLSPSDIDYVHCHATGTQVGDREEATAIAATLGEGTVVTSTKAATGHLIGAAGALAAVLTVTSIRESLIPHTINLDRPGPGIALDVVTGKPRPAAVRTALSNAFGFGGSTCRSSSPLEPGTAQARYAPAPAGRQRTVPARLRKASASGVPGRAENTNSVWPSEAFTVRAWNCTVMTPCPTVR; encoded by the coding sequence GTGTTCTCGGACCTGCGGTCGGACGTCGACGTGGTGGTCACCGGGGTGGGAGTGACCACACCGCTCGGTGATGACGTGCCCAGCACCTGGGCGGCCCTGCTGGCCGGGCAATCGGGCATCCGCCGGCTCGACCAGCTGCCGGCCGGGCCGCCCGATGCCGCCGTCCGGCCCGCCCGTATCGGCGCGCCGCTGCTGATCGACCCGGGTGACCGGCTCGGCCCGCGGGAGGTGGACCGGCTGGACCGGGTCCAGCAGGCGGCTCTGCTCGCAGCCCGGGAAGCGTGGGCTGATGCGGGTTCCCCCGAGCCGGACCCGGCCCGGCTCGCGGTGGCCGTCGGCACCGCCATGGGCGGGGTGCAGACGTTGCTGGCCGAACACGACGCGCTGCGTACTGCCGGCGCCGGCGCCCTGCGTCGCCTGGGCACCCCGATGGCCATGGCCGCCGGGCCAGCCGCAGCGGTCAGCATCGCCCTCGCGGCCCGCGCCGGTACGTACGCTCCGGCCTCAGCGTGTGCCGCCGGGGCGGAGGCCCTGGCCACCGGCGTCCGGCTGATCCGGTCGGGCGCGGCGGACATGGTCCTTGCCGGCGGCGCCGAGACCGGTCTGCTGCCGGTTGTTCTGGAATCCTTCGCCCGTGCGGGCGTGCTGTCCGCGGGCGGCGGGGATCCCAGGTCCGCCTGCCGTCCGTTCCATGCCGGACGGGACGGGTGCGTGCTCGGCGAGGGCGCCGCGATGCTGCTGCTGGAACGGGCGGACACCGCGGCAGCGCGCGGGGCCCGCCCGCTGGCCCGGCTCGCCGGCGCCGCCGTCACCTCCGACGGCTTCCATGTCATGAAACCGGATCCGAGCGGTGCCGGGCAGCGCCGGGCCATGCTGGACGCTGTCGCCGACGCCGGTCTGTCACCGTCGGACATCGACTATGTCCACTGCCATGCGACAGGCACCCAAGTGGGTGACCGCGAGGAGGCGACAGCCATCGCGGCCACCCTCGGCGAGGGCACGGTCGTCACTTCCACCAAGGCAGCCACGGGCCACCTGATCGGCGCAGCCGGTGCGCTGGCCGCGGTGCTCACTGTCACATCCATCCGGGAATCACTGATCCCTCACACCATCAACCTCGACCGCCCCGGCCCCGGCATCGCTCTCGATGTGGTCACCGGCAAGCCCCGCCCGGCGGCTGTGCGGACGGCACTCAGCAACGCCTTCGGGTTCGGGGGTTCAACGTGTCGCTCGTCGTCACCGCTTGAACCCGGCACCGCGCAAGCGCGCTACGCACCGGCACCGGCCGGCCGTCAGCGCACGGTGCCGGCCAGGCTCCGGAAGGCGTCCGCATCCGGGGTGCCAGGCCGCGCCGAGAACACGAACAGCGTCTGGCCGTCGGAGGCATTCACCGTGAGGGCCTGGAACTGCACGGTGATGACGCCGTGCCCGACCGTGCGGTAA
- a CDS encoding LysR family transcriptional regulator, with translation MASLRALECLVAVADTGSITQAAQLLHSSQPAVSHQLALLERETRTVLLHRKARGVQLTAAGRAAVTDARRAVEAAAAAVRAARTAGETHGGTLRLACAQSLTVPLLAPVVRDWHRRRPEVTITLLESVSPDEVFGLVEAGERDILLVPGPWAGQTSHLITEEEIVLTAATGHRLARQNSVRLDELDGEPLVHFAPENGLSTWLDTSLHAAGVRLEPVMRTAVTSTAPQLAAAGLGIAVSPVSAVSAGFPGIVRSFSPRWVRQLVAVTVAAPDPLTALFIADLQKRGLQLPRDVRNQLVAEPTA, from the coding sequence ATGGCTTCGTTACGAGCGTTGGAATGCCTGGTGGCCGTCGCGGACACCGGGTCGATCACCCAGGCCGCCCAGCTGCTGCACTCGTCGCAACCAGCCGTCTCCCACCAGCTCGCCCTGCTCGAACGCGAGACCCGCACCGTCCTGCTGCACCGCAAGGCACGCGGCGTGCAGCTCACCGCCGCCGGACGGGCCGCCGTCACCGATGCCCGCCGGGCCGTCGAAGCCGCCGCCGCAGCCGTGCGGGCGGCCCGCACGGCAGGCGAGACCCACGGTGGCACGCTGCGGCTCGCCTGCGCCCAGAGCCTGACCGTGCCGCTGCTGGCGCCGGTCGTGCGCGACTGGCACCGGCGCCGCCCCGAGGTCACGATCACCCTGCTCGAGTCGGTCTCCCCGGACGAGGTGTTCGGCCTGGTGGAGGCGGGCGAGCGGGACATCCTGCTGGTTCCGGGGCCGTGGGCCGGTCAGACCTCGCACCTGATCACCGAGGAGGAGATCGTGCTGACCGCCGCCACCGGCCACCGGCTGGCCCGGCAGAACTCGGTGCGTCTCGACGAGCTGGACGGGGAACCCCTGGTGCACTTCGCGCCGGAGAACGGCCTCAGCACCTGGCTCGACACGTCACTGCACGCCGCCGGAGTACGCCTCGAGCCGGTCATGCGCACGGCCGTCACCAGCACCGCGCCCCAGCTCGCCGCGGCCGGTCTCGGCATCGCCGTCAGCCCGGTCAGCGCCGTCAGCGCGGGCTTCCCGGGCATCGTGCGCTCGTTCTCCCCCCGATGGGTCCGGCAACTGGTGGCGGTGACCGTCGCAGCGCCCGATCCGCTCACCGCCCTCTTCATCGCCGACCTGCAGAAACGCGGACTGCAGCTGCCTCGAGACGTACGCAACCAGCTGGTGGCCGAGCCCACGGCCTGA
- a CDS encoding oxidoreductase, whose translation MTVWFITGASRGFGRALTEAVLSDGDQVVATARDPQALRAALPAAGDALLAARLDVTDEKMATDVVRTAVERFGRIDVLVNNAGYGLFGSIEEVSDADARALFDTNVFGLLNVTRAVLPTLRAQRSGHIITMSSSAGFAVSAGRGLYGASKFAVEAISEALHGEVAPLGVRVTVVEPGSFRTGFLSAQSRRTARAVLPDYAGTVGTLLAAIEANDGQQPGDPARAVDAIRQVVTSPEPPLRLQLGADSVSLVEAKLATVAEELEQWRDLSLSTDFSD comes from the coding sequence ATGACGGTGTGGTTCATCACGGGAGCTTCCCGGGGTTTCGGACGCGCGCTGACCGAGGCGGTGTTGTCCGACGGCGATCAGGTTGTCGCCACCGCACGGGATCCGCAAGCGCTGCGCGCCGCGCTACCGGCCGCAGGCGATGCCCTGCTGGCCGCCCGCCTCGACGTCACCGACGAGAAAATGGCCACCGACGTCGTACGAACCGCCGTGGAGCGCTTCGGCCGCATCGACGTACTGGTCAACAACGCGGGCTACGGCCTGTTCGGCAGCATCGAAGAGGTTTCCGATGCTGACGCTCGCGCGTTGTTCGACACCAACGTCTTCGGGTTGCTCAACGTCACCCGGGCAGTGTTGCCGACACTGCGCGCGCAACGCAGCGGGCACATCATCACCATGAGCTCGAGTGCCGGCTTCGCCGTCAGCGCGGGACGCGGACTGTACGGCGCCTCGAAATTCGCGGTGGAGGCGATCAGCGAGGCGTTGCACGGCGAAGTGGCCCCGCTGGGCGTGCGCGTCACCGTGGTGGAGCCCGGATCGTTCCGTACCGGCTTCCTCAGCGCGCAGAGCCGGCGCACCGCCCGGGCCGTCCTCCCGGACTACGCGGGCACCGTCGGCACGTTGCTCGCTGCCATCGAGGCCAACGACGGTCAGCAGCCCGGCGACCCGGCCCGGGCGGTCGACGCGATCCGGCAGGTGGTGACCAGCCCCGAGCCGCCGTTGCGCCTGCAACTGGGCGCCGACAGCGTGTCGCTGGTGGAGGCCAAGCTGGCCACGGTGGCCGAGGAACTCGAGCAATGGCGCGACCTGTCGCTGTCCACCGACTTCAGCGACTAG
- a CDS encoding NADPH:quinone reductase translates to MLAAWYDIQGPPAEVLRYGRLPAAEPGPGEVRVRLRTSGVNPGDVKKRQAWLGSSMAFPRIVPHSDGAGTIDAVGDGVDPGRIGSRVWVFGAQSYRPFGTAAQSTVVPSALAVDAAPAVSDEVGACLGIPGITAHRAVFADGPVDGSVVLVHGVRGAVGSMAAQLARWRGATVIGTVRTGAEIDAVKPGMADHVVALDDGPAAAIRDLAPDGVDRVVEVAFSANMQLDLDVCRVGAVIAAYASPAASPALPFWPMLFNNLVIRLLGSDDFPLPAKVAAGADLTRAVADGALTVDIAASYALDEVARAHDAVEGGRAGGRVVLTIPQ, encoded by the coding sequence ATGCTTGCAGCGTGGTACGACATCCAGGGTCCGCCTGCCGAGGTCTTGCGGTACGGCCGGCTTCCCGCGGCGGAACCCGGGCCGGGGGAGGTACGGGTCCGGCTGCGCACCTCGGGCGTGAACCCCGGCGACGTCAAGAAGCGGCAGGCCTGGCTGGGCTCCTCGATGGCCTTCCCGCGCATCGTGCCGCACAGCGACGGTGCCGGAACGATCGACGCGGTCGGCGACGGGGTCGACCCGGGCCGGATCGGGTCACGTGTGTGGGTGTTCGGGGCGCAGTCCTACCGTCCTTTCGGCACCGCGGCGCAGAGCACGGTGGTGCCCTCGGCGTTGGCTGTCGACGCCGCCCCGGCGGTGAGCGATGAGGTCGGCGCCTGTCTTGGCATTCCGGGCATCACCGCTCATCGGGCGGTTTTCGCCGACGGACCGGTGGACGGTTCGGTCGTGCTGGTGCACGGTGTGCGCGGTGCGGTGGGTTCGATGGCCGCCCAGCTGGCCCGGTGGCGCGGCGCGACGGTGATCGGCACGGTGCGCACCGGTGCGGAGATCGACGCCGTCAAGCCGGGCATGGCCGACCATGTCGTAGCCCTCGACGACGGTCCGGCTGCGGCGATCCGCGACCTCGCACCGGACGGGGTGGATCGCGTCGTCGAAGTCGCCTTCTCGGCCAACATGCAGCTCGACCTCGACGTCTGCCGGGTCGGAGCGGTCATCGCCGCCTATGCGAGCCCGGCGGCCAGCCCGGCGCTGCCGTTCTGGCCGATGCTCTTCAACAACCTGGTCATCCGGTTGCTGGGCAGCGACGACTTCCCGCTGCCGGCGAAGGTCGCAGCCGGCGCCGACCTCACCCGCGCCGTCGCCGATGGCGCGCTCACCGTGGACATCGCCGCGTCCTATGCGCTGGACGAGGTGGCGCGAGCTCACGACGCCGTCGAGGGCGGACGGGCCGGTGGCCGGGTCGTGCTGACCATCCCGCAGTGA